A section of the Corynebacterium auris genome encodes:
- the glnA gene encoding type I glutamate--ammonia ligase: MSSQQENVLRKVSEQDIGFIRLWFTDLFGSLKTVMMSPAELEAAFAEGVGFDGSSIEGFSRVSESDTLLRPDPSTYQALPFDEEEGLQTARMFCDITMPDGDPLYADPRQILRRQVEKAKNLGFDFVASPEIEFYLVKTGDGMQEPRPADKGGYFDQAKRNEAPKFRRQTISALEYMGIVTEFSHHEASPGQQEIDLRHTNALTMADNVVTFKYIVKTIAEASGVHATFMPKPFKDMDGSAMHTHFSLFEGETNAFHDPDDEISLSATGRQFIAGIIEHANEISAVTNQWVNSYKRLQFGSEAPTAATWGISNRSAMVRVPTYRLHKADSRRIEVRSPDSACNPYLAFAAVLAAGLKGIEEGYDLDEPARDDVWSLTRRERRAMGYRDLPTSLDQALRHLERSEFMADVLGEQVFDFYLRSKWDEWHSYTSQVTSWEVENGLDL, encoded by the coding sequence ATGAGTAGCCAACAGGAAAACGTTCTGCGCAAGGTCAGCGAGCAGGATATCGGGTTTATCCGGCTGTGGTTTACCGACCTGTTCGGCTCGTTGAAGACGGTGATGATGTCGCCCGCCGAGCTGGAGGCGGCTTTCGCGGAGGGCGTCGGCTTTGACGGCTCCTCCATCGAGGGGTTTTCCCGCGTCTCCGAGTCGGATACGCTGCTGCGCCCCGACCCCTCGACCTACCAGGCCCTGCCCTTCGACGAGGAGGAGGGGCTGCAGACCGCGCGGATGTTCTGCGACATCACCATGCCTGACGGCGACCCGCTCTACGCGGACCCCCGGCAGATCCTGCGCCGCCAGGTGGAGAAGGCGAAAAACCTCGGCTTCGACTTCGTGGCCAGCCCGGAGATCGAGTTTTACCTGGTCAAAACCGGTGACGGGATGCAGGAGCCGCGCCCGGCGGACAAGGGCGGCTACTTCGACCAGGCCAAGCGCAACGAGGCGCCGAAGTTTCGCCGCCAGACCATCTCGGCGCTGGAGTACATGGGTATCGTCACCGAGTTCTCCCACCACGAAGCCAGCCCTGGCCAGCAGGAGATCGACCTGCGGCACACGAACGCGCTGACCATGGCGGACAACGTGGTCACCTTCAAGTACATCGTGAAGACGATCGCGGAGGCCTCCGGGGTGCACGCGACGTTCATGCCTAAGCCGTTTAAGGATATGGACGGCTCCGCGATGCACACGCACTTTTCCCTGTTCGAGGGGGAGACCAACGCCTTCCACGACCCGGACGACGAGATCTCGCTGTCCGCGACGGGGCGCCAGTTCATCGCGGGCATCATCGAACACGCGAACGAGATCTCCGCGGTGACGAACCAGTGGGTCAACTCCTACAAGCGCCTCCAGTTCGGTTCCGAGGCCCCCACCGCCGCGACCTGGGGCATTTCGAACCGCTCCGCCATGGTGCGGGTGCCCACCTACCGCCTGCATAAGGCGGATTCGCGCCGCATCGAGGTGCGTTCGCCGGATTCCGCCTGCAACCCCTACCTCGCTTTCGCCGCGGTCCTCGCCGCGGGGCTGAAGGGCATCGAGGAGGGCTACGACCTCGACGAGCCGGCGCGCGACGACGTCTGGTCGCTGACCCGCCGCGAACGCCGCGCGATGGGGTACCGCGACCTGCCCACCTCGCTGGATCAGGCGCTGCGCCACCTCGAACGCTCCGAGTTCATGGCCGACGTCCTGGGCGAGCAGGTCTTCGACTTCTACCTGCGCTCGAAGTGGGACGAGTGGCACAGCTACACCTCCCAGGTCACCTCCTGGGAGGTCGAGAACGGATTGGACCTGTAA
- a CDS encoding CYTH and CHAD domain-containing protein, whose product MSENNHDTPRDVLEVEAKLAVDEATAVPDLTELPGVESVLDSVEHHLSAIYFDTPDLRLTRAKITLRRRTGGADDGWHLKLPAGSARRELRAPLQEPTQIPEELLANVRAIVRTAELSPIAQVDNYRVESALGSPTGEKVAEFCDDHVTAWSLLPGGERTSWREWELELSEFTAGTEEGEALLSRATSFLIAAGARKSDSPSKLATALGSSAESAPLPPHLRAPELDPDSPAAAVVSALRTQRDSIVSWEPRVRADEWDSVHQLRVSTREMRSLLETFEGILEGEQLSHLEDELKETAAVLGVARDAEVVEERLLALVDSDESGLVDATAAAHIAEDMRAEYRRAHEDIVEMLDSPRFLRLLDEIDALLAHPPVATHAAEDAPEGGESREILYEHLERGFKKVKKRHKKVLEHYNDTSLDLHEREDYVHDVRKAAKKLRYASVAAEGAGLKARRLTKACKALQSQLGDFQDAVTSRDRIERLAAAARERGEDTFAYGLLYQREMDRGARALEGYEKTVSEVAKAFSKIKP is encoded by the coding sequence GTGTCCGAGAACAATCACGACACCCCCCGCGACGTACTCGAGGTGGAGGCCAAGCTGGCCGTCGACGAGGCAACCGCTGTCCCCGACCTCACGGAGCTGCCGGGAGTAGAAAGCGTCCTCGACAGCGTGGAGCACCACCTGTCCGCCATCTACTTCGACACCCCCGACCTGCGCCTCACGAGGGCAAAGATCACGCTGCGCCGCCGCACCGGGGGCGCGGACGACGGCTGGCACCTCAAGCTGCCCGCCGGTTCGGCCCGCCGCGAGCTGCGCGCCCCGCTGCAGGAGCCGACCCAGATCCCCGAGGAGCTGCTGGCCAACGTGCGCGCCATCGTGCGCACCGCAGAGCTTTCCCCGATTGCCCAGGTGGATAACTACCGCGTCGAATCCGCCCTTGGTTCGCCGACCGGCGAGAAGGTCGCCGAGTTCTGCGACGACCACGTCACGGCGTGGTCTCTGCTGCCCGGCGGCGAGCGGACCTCCTGGCGCGAGTGGGAACTCGAGCTGTCCGAGTTCACCGCCGGCACAGAGGAGGGCGAGGCGCTGCTGTCGCGGGCAACCTCCTTCCTCATCGCCGCGGGGGCGCGCAAGTCCGATTCACCCTCCAAGCTGGCCACGGCCCTCGGCTCCTCCGCCGAGTCCGCCCCCCTGCCGCCGCACCTTCGCGCGCCCGAGCTCGACCCCGACTCGCCGGCAGCTGCGGTGGTGAGCGCACTGCGCACCCAGCGCGACTCCATCGTGAGCTGGGAGCCGCGCGTCCGCGCCGACGAATGGGATTCCGTCCATCAGCTGCGCGTATCCACTCGCGAGATGCGCTCCCTGCTCGAAACCTTCGAGGGAATCCTCGAGGGCGAGCAACTTTCTCACCTCGAGGACGAACTGAAGGAGACCGCCGCGGTCTTGGGCGTCGCGCGAGACGCCGAGGTTGTCGAGGAACGCCTCCTCGCCCTCGTCGACAGCGACGAGAGCGGGCTTGTCGACGCCACCGCGGCCGCCCACATCGCCGAGGACATGCGGGCCGAGTACCGCCGGGCCCACGAGGACATCGTGGAAATGCTCGACTCCCCGCGCTTTTTGCGCCTGCTCGACGAGATCGATGCCCTGCTCGCGCACCCGCCCGTCGCCACGCATGCGGCCGAGGACGCGCCCGAGGGCGGCGAGTCCCGCGAGATCCTCTACGAGCACCTCGAGCGGGGCTTCAAAAAGGTGAAGAAGCGCCACAAGAAGGTCCTCGAGCACTACAACGACACGAGCCTGGACCTGCACGAGCGCGAGGACTACGTCCACGACGTGCGCAAGGCCGCGAAGAAGCTGCGCTACGCCTCGGTTGCGGCGGAGGGCGCTGGGCTCAAGGCCCGCCGCCTGACCAAGGCATGCAAGGCGCTGCAGTCGCAGCTCGGGGACTTCCAGGACGCGGTGACCTCCCGCGACCGTATCGAGCGCCTCGCCGCCGCGGCCCGCGAGCGCGGTGAGGACACCTTCGCCTACGGGCTGCTCTACCAGCGGGAAATGGACCGCGGCGCGCGGGCGCTCGAGGGCTACGAGAAGACGGTCTCGGAGGTGGCCAAGGCCTTCTCCAAGATCAAGCCTTAG
- a CDS encoding galactokinase family protein, producing the protein MAVWAADETSPAKRACDLHREVTGRSPSRCASAPGTWVLIGENVDHFGGVTLLGLTSLRAAAAVSPRTDETIRIELRGPDGYSISSTGSLDALQEEGSLDRLTRRVIGLVSLLISRQVISRDTRGLDISLVTDILPGAGLGSLYAGDAALALALAGDDPEIDEAPLRARLAEICSHNVTLNSPLAVLRARHTAALRGKSGTISVVDYADGSVTQAPHPARLGVRIFAVTESWGEPYDRQTQRIAERRAFIDAACANFGVDSLRQLPNAAERVVEWVEARRQVTGPDSAPAPEVARSWVRFCETETLRSLATAKALRSRRDNELFTLLNSASEQHDLDTPDALVSDLLSRGARSARPAAAGNSPAALAFVPLRAAEAFLASTARDYEVVEVLPGEVARVEDISS; encoded by the coding sequence ATGGCCGTGTGGGCCGCCGACGAGACCTCCCCCGCCAAACGCGCCTGCGACCTGCACCGCGAGGTCACCGGCCGCAGCCCATCGCGGTGCGCCTCCGCGCCCGGGACGTGGGTGCTCATCGGCGAAAACGTGGACCACTTCGGCGGGGTGACGCTGCTGGGGCTGACGTCCCTGCGCGCCGCCGCCGCCGTTTCGCCCCGCACCGACGAGACGATCCGCATCGAGCTGCGCGGCCCGGACGGCTACAGCATCTCCTCCACCGGCTCGCTAGACGCCCTGCAGGAGGAAGGCTCCCTGGACAGGCTGACCCGGCGCGTCATCGGCCTGGTTTCTCTGCTCATTTCCCGCCAGGTGATCTCCCGCGACACTCGCGGCCTGGATATTTCCCTGGTCACCGACATCCTCCCCGGTGCCGGCCTGGGTTCGCTCTACGCGGGCGACGCCGCCCTGGCGCTCGCCCTCGCGGGCGATGACCCGGAGATCGACGAAGCCCCCCTGCGCGCCCGCCTCGCCGAAATCTGCTCCCACAACGTCACGCTCAACTCCCCGCTCGCCGTGCTGCGCGCCCGCCACACCGCGGCGCTGCGCGGCAAGAGCGGGACGATCTCCGTGGTCGACTACGCCGACGGCTCCGTCACCCAGGCCCCCCACCCCGCGCGTTTGGGGGTGCGGATCTTCGCCGTGACGGAATCCTGGGGCGAGCCCTACGACAGGCAGACGCAGCGCATCGCCGAGCGGCGCGCCTTCATCGACGCCGCCTGCGCGAACTTCGGTGTCGATTCCCTGCGCCAGCTGCCCAACGCCGCCGAGCGCGTCGTCGAGTGGGTGGAGGCCCGCCGCCAGGTCACCGGCCCTGATTCCGCCCCCGCCCCGGAGGTCGCACGCTCCTGGGTGCGCTTCTGCGAAACGGAGACGCTGCGCTCCCTCGCCACCGCCAAGGCGCTGCGCTCGCGCCGCGACAACGAACTGTTCACCCTGCTCAACTCGGCCTCCGAGCAACACGACCTGGACACCCCCGACGCCCTGGTCAGTGACCTGCTCAGCCGCGGCGCCCGCTCGGCCCGCCCCGCCGCCGCGGGCAACTCCCCCGCCGCGCTCGCCTTCGTGCCGCTGCGCGCAGCCGAGGCGTTCCTTGCCTCCACCGCGCGCGACTACGAGGTCGTTGAGGTACTGCCCGGCGAGGTCGCCCGCGTGGAGGATATCTCCAGCTAG
- a CDS encoding RNB domain-containing ribonuclease — MKLYAAPLNFRAIAREFGVPTDFSPAVHAEAAQLTDRFAGQRRDARDIAFVTIDPAGSKDLDQAVYIERSGSGYTVYYAIADVAAFVEPASATKEESFERGQTVYLPDEPARLHPEELSEDAASLLPDVDRPAALWTFRLDERAEVTDARVERALVHSVARLDYDSVQEDFDAGRPHPSIELLPEVGKLRQASSLRRQAINLRVPSVRVVENEEGHFELVIEPRHPVMDYNSEISLLTGMVAGQMMVEAGKGFLRTLGPAPTGAEDDFMQEIRNLGFAPGPDIGQFLATVDADTPRGMAVMREAQKLLRGSGYVNLEEKEPEVHAGIGGYYSHVTAPLRRLIDRYATEVCLSICAGTDVPEWVTAESNRVVKTMGRTSQLANTVDKACLNLTEATVLRPWLGHNFDAVVLHSDQQADQARIFVVDPPVLAPCLGHPDEGRETAVSLIRADIDNREVAFAWPAD, encoded by the coding sequence ATGAAGCTGTATGCCGCCCCGCTGAATTTCCGCGCCATCGCCCGTGAGTTCGGCGTTCCCACGGATTTCTCCCCCGCAGTCCACGCCGAGGCGGCCCAGCTCACCGACCGCTTTGCGGGGCAGCGCCGCGACGCCCGTGATATCGCCTTCGTCACCATCGATCCGGCCGGGTCGAAGGACCTCGACCAGGCGGTATACATCGAGCGCTCGGGGTCCGGCTACACCGTCTATTACGCCATCGCGGACGTCGCGGCGTTCGTTGAGCCCGCCAGCGCGACGAAGGAGGAGTCCTTCGAGCGCGGCCAGACGGTCTACCTGCCCGATGAGCCAGCCCGCCTGCACCCGGAGGAGCTCAGCGAGGACGCCGCTTCGCTGCTTCCCGACGTCGATAGGCCCGCGGCCCTGTGGACCTTCCGCCTCGACGAGCGGGCCGAGGTGACGGACGCTCGCGTCGAGCGCGCGCTGGTGCACAGCGTCGCGCGCCTGGATTACGACAGCGTGCAGGAGGACTTCGACGCTGGCCGCCCCCACCCCTCCATCGAGCTTTTGCCCGAGGTGGGCAAGCTGCGGCAGGCGAGCTCGCTGCGGCGGCAGGCGATCAACCTGCGGGTGCCCTCGGTGCGCGTGGTGGAAAACGAGGAGGGCCACTTCGAGCTCGTCATCGAGCCGCGCCACCCCGTCATGGACTACAACTCGGAGATTTCGCTGCTTACCGGCATGGTGGCGGGACAGATGATGGTCGAGGCCGGCAAGGGTTTTCTGCGCACCCTGGGGCCCGCCCCGACCGGGGCCGAGGACGACTTCATGCAGGAGATCCGCAACCTCGGGTTCGCCCCGGGCCCCGATATCGGCCAGTTCCTCGCCACCGTTGACGCGGACACCCCGCGCGGGATGGCCGTCATGCGGGAAGCACAGAAATTGTTGCGTGGCTCGGGCTACGTCAACCTGGAGGAAAAGGAGCCCGAGGTACACGCCGGGATCGGCGGTTACTACAGCCACGTCACCGCGCCGCTGCGCCGGCTCATCGACCGGTACGCCACCGAGGTCTGCTTGTCCATCTGCGCTGGAACGGACGTGCCGGAGTGGGTCACAGCCGAAAGCAATCGCGTGGTGAAGACCATGGGGCGCACCTCCCAGCTGGCCAACACAGTGGACAAGGCCTGCCTGAACCTCACGGAGGCCACCGTGCTGCGCCCGTGGTTGGGCCACAACTTCGATGCCGTCGTGCTCCACTCGGACCAGCAGGCGGATCAGGCGCGCATCTTCGTGGTGGACCCGCCCGTGCTGGCCCCGTGCCTCGGCCACCCCGACGAGGGCAGGGAGACTGCCGTCTCGCTCATCCGCGCCGACATCGACAACCGGGAGGTTGCCTTCGCCTGGCCAGCTGATTAG
- a CDS encoding bifunctional RNase H/acid phosphatase, with amino-acid sequence MKVTVYTDGGSRGNPGVAGSGSVVYGPQGETLAEIAYVVGQKSSNNVAEYTGLLRGLEAAAEAGASEVEVYMDSKLVVEQMSGRWKIKHPDMQKLALEARALAERFDAVTYTWVPRAKNKKADELSNVAMDAAAKGAPVGVVGAPSSGHVVAGPAHWSGCEDPCTRFVLLRHGQTEHSVNHCYSGSSDPQLTEVGREQARRAAAAVARLGGIDVVVSSPSSRARDTARACADALGIDEVQVAQGFREMDFGAFEGLTREQAMESHGAEFAQWEASASTPPPGGESLTQLHRRVTRARLRLQEEYEGKTILVVTHMAPIKSVVRQALGAGVEVFRHVFLDLASVSVAEFYGDYGVVRCVNDVSHHG; translated from the coding sequence ATGAAGGTCACGGTCTACACCGACGGCGGCTCCCGCGGAAACCCCGGTGTCGCAGGCTCCGGCTCCGTCGTCTACGGCCCGCAGGGCGAAACGCTGGCGGAGATCGCGTACGTGGTGGGGCAGAAGTCCTCCAATAACGTCGCCGAATACACCGGCCTGTTGCGCGGCCTGGAGGCCGCCGCCGAAGCGGGGGCGAGCGAGGTTGAGGTCTACATGGACTCCAAGCTCGTCGTCGAGCAGATGAGCGGGCGCTGGAAGATCAAGCACCCCGACATGCAAAAGCTCGCGCTCGAGGCCCGCGCGCTCGCCGAGCGTTTCGACGCTGTCACGTACACCTGGGTCCCCCGCGCGAAGAACAAGAAGGCCGACGAGCTGTCCAACGTGGCCATGGACGCGGCGGCCAAGGGCGCCCCGGTGGGCGTCGTGGGTGCGCCTTCTTCGGGCCACGTCGTGGCGGGCCCGGCCCACTGGTCCGGCTGCGAGGACCCGTGCACGCGCTTCGTGCTGCTGCGCCACGGGCAGACGGAGCACTCGGTCAACCACTGCTACAGCGGTTCCTCGGACCCGCAGCTGACCGAGGTGGGCCGCGAGCAGGCGCGCCGGGCTGCGGCTGCGGTAGCGCGGCTGGGAGGCATCGATGTGGTGGTTTCCTCGCCCTCCTCGCGCGCCCGGGATACGGCGCGAGCCTGCGCCGACGCGCTCGGCATCGACGAGGTTCAGGTGGCGCAGGGCTTCCGCGAGATGGATTTCGGGGCCTTCGAGGGGCTCACGCGCGAGCAAGCGATGGAGAGCCACGGCGCCGAGTTCGCGCAGTGGGAGGCCTCCGCGAGCACCCCGCCGCCGGGCGGGGAGTCGCTGACGCAGCTGCACCGCCGCGTCACCCGGGCGCGGCTGAGACTGCAGGAGGAGTACGAGGGAAAGACCATCCTCGTGGTTACCCACATGGCGCCGATCAAGTCGGTGGTGCGGCAGGCTCTCGGCGCCGGCGTTGAGGTGTTCCGCCACGTCTTCCTCGACCTGGCGTCCGTTTCCGTCGCCGAGTTTTACGGTGATTACGGCGTGGTGCGGTGCGTCAACGACGTCTCCCACCACGGCTGA
- a CDS encoding zinc ribbon domain-containing protein — protein sequence MNLSPELQPVLLELAAADRHAAHPAAASPEQKELDALLQERERVASAAAAAQLAVDDMELEILRIQEDERKLKKRELDDKRQLGAETDPDRRRDLEHDRYAAKSRIADLLSELKEAHNEIAALRNNRDNHGARLDEADRKVAAARRAVEALPEPVAADPGALRDQLPADVLALYDDVGAASFNGRTCHSCFLQLPPAERAEAMGVPADELPTCPNCGALLVRVAPNEG from the coding sequence GTGAACCTCTCACCCGAGCTGCAGCCGGTGCTTCTGGAGCTCGCCGCCGCCGACCGCCACGCCGCGCACCCCGCAGCCGCCTCGCCGGAGCAGAAGGAGCTCGACGCGCTGCTGCAGGAGCGCGAGCGGGTCGCGTCCGCCGCCGCGGCGGCCCAGCTCGCCGTCGACGACATGGAACTGGAGATCCTGCGCATCCAGGAGGACGAGCGCAAGCTGAAAAAGCGGGAGCTCGACGACAAGCGCCAGCTGGGCGCCGAGACGGATCCGGATCGCCGCCGTGATCTGGAACACGACCGCTACGCGGCGAAGTCGCGCATCGCGGACCTGCTCTCAGAGCTCAAGGAGGCCCACAACGAGATCGCGGCGCTGCGCAACAACCGCGATAACCACGGCGCGCGCCTCGACGAGGCGGACCGGAAGGTGGCCGCGGCCCGCCGCGCCGTCGAGGCGCTTCCCGAGCCCGTCGCCGCCGACCCCGGCGCGCTGCGCGATCAGCTGCCCGCCGACGTCCTTGCGCTGTACGACGACGTGGGGGCCGCGTCCTTTAACGGGCGCACCTGCCATTCCTGCTTCCTCCAGCTGCCGCCCGCCGAGCGTGCCGAGGCCATGGGCGTGCCCGCCGATGAGCTTCCCACCTGCCCCAACTGCGGCGCCCTGCTCGTGCGCGTCGCCCCGAACGAGGGGTAG
- a CDS encoding Nif3-like dinuclear metal center hexameric protein: MTTQPVTVADVVATLDAAYPPALAESWDKVGLICGDPAAPVEKVAFALDCTMEVARRAVERKADMLVVHHPLLLRGVSSVAANTPKGRIVHHLIAGGCALFAAHTNADSARPGVSDKLAELVGIVPGRPIVPVTLDGVDKWGVQVPAAHSAELKKALFAAGAGRIGNYAECAFEWPGTGGFTPLDGADPTDGTVGEHHSAPETRVEFVAPTRLRRTLIDALRAAHPYEEPAFDVVAMPDTSDLSTATGLGRIGELPRPMTLREFTQQVADALPETAWGVRAAGDPERIVRTVAVSSGAGDGFLGDVAKLGVDVYVTSDLRHHPVDEHLAAGGPAVVDTAHWASEFPWTQQAEGIVKRLSVDTEILRIRTDPWTLSAHPSR; the protein is encoded by the coding sequence ATGACTACTCAGCCCGTGACAGTCGCCGACGTCGTTGCCACGCTCGATGCCGCCTACCCGCCAGCGCTCGCCGAGAGCTGGGACAAGGTGGGCCTGATCTGCGGCGACCCGGCAGCCCCGGTGGAAAAGGTCGCCTTCGCCCTGGACTGCACCATGGAGGTGGCGCGCCGGGCGGTTGAGCGCAAAGCGGACATGCTCGTCGTGCACCACCCGCTGCTTTTGCGCGGGGTGTCCTCGGTGGCCGCCAACACGCCGAAGGGGCGGATCGTGCACCACCTGATCGCAGGCGGCTGCGCCCTGTTCGCGGCGCACACCAACGCGGACTCGGCCCGCCCGGGGGTCTCCGACAAGCTCGCCGAGCTCGTGGGGATCGTCCCGGGGCGCCCGATCGTGCCCGTCACGCTGGACGGGGTGGACAAGTGGGGCGTGCAGGTCCCGGCGGCGCACTCCGCCGAACTCAAGAAGGCGCTTTTCGCGGCGGGGGCAGGGCGCATCGGCAACTACGCCGAATGCGCCTTCGAATGGCCGGGCACCGGCGGGTTCACCCCGCTCGACGGCGCCGACCCCACCGACGGCACCGTCGGTGAGCACCACTCCGCGCCCGAGACCCGCGTCGAGTTCGTCGCACCCACCAGGCTTCGCCGCACGCTTATCGACGCCCTCCGGGCCGCCCACCCCTACGAGGAGCCGGCCTTCGACGTCGTCGCCATGCCGGACACCTCCGACCTGTCCACGGCGACCGGGCTGGGCCGCATCGGCGAGCTCCCGCGGCCGATGACCTTGCGCGAGTTCACCCAGCAGGTTGCCGACGCCCTGCCGGAGACGGCGTGGGGGGTGCGCGCCGCGGGAGACCCGGAGCGCATTGTCCGCACGGTGGCGGTGTCCTCGGGTGCCGGGGACGGGTTCCTGGGGGACGTCGCGAAGCTCGGCGTCGATGTCTACGTGACCTCGGACCTGCGCCACCACCCGGTCGACGAGCACCTGGCCGCGGGCGGCCCGGCGGTGGTGGACACGGCCCACTGGGCCAGCGAGTTCCCGTGGACGCAGCAGGCGGAAGGTATCGTGAAACGCCTGAGCGTGGACACCGAGATCCTCCGCATCCGCACGGACCCCTGGACCCTGTCCGCCCACCCCAGTCGCTAG
- a CDS encoding low molecular weight protein-tyrosine-phosphatase, whose product MAEVIVRAKLKEAGLGGSTVVTSSGTGGWHVGSRADERAVYELAENGYDGSRHRAQQFGQAQQDADLIVALEQRHVSELVARGVPEEKIRLLRSFDPQAPEGAGVEDPYYGGQAGFRTTREQIEAAADGIIDWVRARVE is encoded by the coding sequence ATGGCGGAGGTCATCGTCCGCGCCAAGCTGAAAGAGGCGGGGCTGGGCGGCTCCACGGTAGTTACCTCCTCCGGCACCGGCGGCTGGCACGTGGGCTCCCGCGCCGACGAGCGCGCCGTCTACGAGCTCGCCGAAAACGGCTACGACGGCTCCCGCCACCGCGCCCAACAGTTCGGGCAGGCGCAGCAGGACGCGGACCTCATCGTCGCCCTCGAGCAGCGCCACGTCTCCGAGCTCGTCGCGCGCGGGGTGCCCGAGGAGAAGATCCGCCTCCTGCGTTCCTTCGATCCGCAGGCCCCGGAGGGCGCCGGGGTCGAGGACCCCTACTACGGCGGCCAGGCGGGCTTTCGCACCACCCGCGAGCAAATTGAGGCGGCGGCCGACGGCATTATCGATTGGGTGCGTGCCCGCGTAGAGTAG
- a CDS encoding SURF1 family cytochrome oxidase biogenesis protein encodes MATTNEKPWWKTFLTPGWVIAALLIAAFSYFAFTFLAPWQLGKNEALVERNEHIEHAFDNDPIPFDASAEEWTRVYLTGRYLPEDEVLLRLRPVDRTPAFQVLTPFALDSGETVLVNRGWVPASDGGTEVPEFSSAPTGRLTATGFVRADEGVHPTPPMHDQGYDMVYSISTGQVSELTGQPLASPYVQLAAGEPGELQAIPLPQLDTGNHLSYGLQWIAFGILAPAGLIYFIWAETRERRRFREEQEALLADAPLADTPSEPAPSEPAPARPRYGSAKRNPWAASYDRQEER; translated from the coding sequence ATGGCGACGACGAACGAAAAACCCTGGTGGAAGACGTTCCTCACCCCCGGCTGGGTGATCGCCGCCCTGCTCATCGCGGCGTTTTCCTACTTTGCCTTCACCTTCCTCGCGCCCTGGCAGCTGGGCAAGAACGAGGCCCTGGTGGAGCGCAACGAGCACATCGAACACGCCTTTGACAACGACCCGATCCCCTTCGACGCGAGCGCCGAGGAGTGGACCCGCGTCTACCTCACCGGCCGCTACCTACCCGAGGACGAGGTCCTTTTGCGCCTGCGCCCCGTCGACCGCACCCCGGCTTTCCAGGTGCTCACCCCCTTCGCCCTCGACAGCGGCGAGACGGTCCTGGTCAATCGCGGGTGGGTACCCGCCAGCGACGGCGGCACCGAGGTCCCGGAGTTCAGCTCCGCCCCCACCGGCCGCCTCACCGCGACCGGCTTTGTGCGCGCCGACGAGGGCGTCCACCCGACTCCCCCGATGCACGACCAGGGCTACGACATGGTCTACTCAATCAGCACCGGGCAGGTCTCCGAGCTGACCGGCCAGCCCCTCGCCAGCCCCTACGTGCAGCTCGCCGCCGGCGAGCCCGGCGAGCTGCAGGCCATCCCGCTGCCGCAGCTCGACACCGGCAACCACCTCTCCTACGGCCTGCAGTGGATCGCCTTCGGCATCCTCGCCCCCGCCGGGCTCATCTACTTCATCTGGGCCGAAACGCGCGAAAGGCGCCGCTTCCGGGAGGAGCAGGAGGCACTGCTTGCCGACGCCCCCCTCGCCGACACGCCCTCCGAGCCCGCTCCTTCCGAGCCCGCGCCTGCCCGCCCCCGGTACGGCTCCGCCAAGCGCAACCCCTGGGCCGCGTCCTACGATAGGCAGGAAGAACGCTAG
- a CDS encoding DUF3052 domain-containing protein, which produces MFTKEDKHVGAAGVDSYVDRLRIRRDCIVQEIGWDEDADSSISEAIEDVIGQPLLDEDTDELCDVVLLWFRTGDGDLVDALMDAGRNLSEGGRIWLLTPSATKSDAVEPGDISESAQLAGFVQTRADRLGEWQGSCLTAAGAKK; this is translated from the coding sequence ATGTTTACCAAGGAGGACAAACACGTGGGCGCCGCTGGTGTCGACAGCTACGTAGACCGTCTGCGAATTCGCCGAGACTGCATCGTTCAGGAGATCGGGTGGGACGAGGACGCGGATTCTAGCATTTCAGAGGCCATCGAGGACGTCATCGGGCAGCCGCTTCTCGACGAAGACACGGACGAGCTTTGCGACGTCGTCCTCCTGTGGTTCCGCACCGGCGACGGCGACCTTGTGGACGCGTTGATGGACGCTGGGCGAAACCTCAGCGAAGGAGGCCGCATCTGGCTGCTCACCCCCTCGGCCACGAAGTCGGACGCGGTTGAGCCCGGCGACATCTCGGAGTCGGCACAGCTGGCGGGCTTTGTGCAGACGAGGGCCGACCGCCTCGGCGAGTGGCAGGGCTCCTGCCTCACCGCGGCCGGCGCGAAAAAGTAG